The following are from one region of the Salicibibacter kimchii genome:
- a CDS encoding molybdenum cofactor biosynthesis protein MoaE: MDSNLFNLTWEPIEVQQVIDKVVDRNCGAIATFIGTVREMTAGKKTLKLEYQAYEPMAVKTMAQIGEEAQRKWPGTNVAITHRLGTLGISDIAVVIAVSSPHRPPAYEANAYIMERIKEMVPIWKKEFWEDGTRWIGDQRETTSYDEEENQ, translated from the coding sequence ATGGATTCAAATTTGTTTAATCTGACGTGGGAACCTATTGAAGTACAACAAGTGATTGATAAAGTCGTTGATCGCAATTGCGGGGCGATTGCAACGTTCATCGGCACGGTGCGGGAAATGACCGCAGGTAAAAAAACATTGAAGTTGGAATATCAAGCTTATGAGCCGATGGCGGTTAAAACTATGGCACAAATCGGCGAAGAAGCGCAAAGAAAGTGGCCCGGGACAAATGTTGCCATTACCCATCGTTTAGGCACGCTCGGCATTTCCGATATCGCGGTCGTGATCGCTGTCTCATCCCCCCATCGGCCACCTGCCTATGAAGCAAATGCGTATATAATGGAGAGAATCAAAGAGATGGTTCCGATATGGAAAAAAGAATTTTGGGAAGACGGCACGCGATGGATCGGCGATCAACGGGAAACGACATCTTATGATGAGGAGGAAAATCAATGA
- a CDS encoding alpha/beta hydrolase — MEEIYIERNVVFAQTDKEYLTSDVYRPCEGEDLPAVILIHGGWYQSGSKEMYKEWGSYLAEAGFVAMAINYRLMTPTYSIYPEVMDDIRAAVNWLVSKSNEWNIEPQRLGLIGDSAGAHLAAQFSFQHATNASYKIRAVVGAYGIYDFEKMWHTSPETHTRLERFLGNAFSEAKEKYREASPMYRINEAVSHPIFDTSYFITWGETDKVVHPSQSESFIQKLEEANIETKKLAISDAGHFWFNILPGIRGGILKDYPNAEVAPQILKFLKENLCIQEVGNFSMKRIQELKKML, encoded by the coding sequence ATGGAAGAAATATATATTGAAAGAAATGTCGTTTTTGCCCAAACGGACAAGGAATACCTAACCTCAGATGTGTATCGACCCTGCGAGGGAGAAGACCTTCCTGCCGTTATCCTAATTCACGGCGGTTGGTACCAATCAGGTTCAAAAGAGATGTATAAAGAATGGGGGTCATATTTAGCTGAAGCCGGATTCGTTGCTATGGCTATTAATTATCGATTAATGACGCCAACATACTCTATCTACCCGGAAGTTATGGATGATATTCGTGCGGCTGTGAATTGGTTGGTAAGCAAATCGAATGAGTGGAATATCGAGCCTCAACGGCTAGGACTTATCGGTGATTCCGCAGGCGCCCATTTGGCTGCACAATTTTCTTTTCAGCATGCTACAAATGCGAGTTATAAAATACGGGCTGTTGTAGGTGCATATGGCATATACGATTTTGAGAAAATGTGGCACACTTCTCCGGAAACCCACACTCGTCTTGAAAGATTCTTAGGGAATGCATTTTCAGAGGCTAAAGAAAAATATAGAGAGGCTTCTCCTATGTATCGAATAAATGAAGCCGTTTCCCATCCAATATTCGATACAAGTTATTTCATTACATGGGGAGAAACTGATAAGGTGGTTCATCCATCACAGTCAGAAAGCTTCATACAAAAATTAGAAGAGGCTAACATTGAAACAAAAAAACTTGCCATATCTGATGCAGGTCATTTTTGGTTTAATATATTACCAGGTATTAGGGGAGGCATCTTAAAGGATTACCCAAACGCCGAAGTGGCACCGCAAATCTTGAAGTTTCTTAAAGAAAATTTATGCATTCAGGAGGTCGGAAACTTTTCAATGAAAAGAATACAAGAATTGAAAAAAATGTTGTAA
- a CDS encoding sirohydrochlorin chelatase, which translates to MVQRIMSASKIMLENTLHECGFTHLNVRTHGSHLIIYSEEDGVKVNRARVTRFNTQMYELYISNHRGEWETTHFSGSMAEMLPIITEQFPHTLKRTLQAILYVGHGSRVKEGNEQFEMFIDAVKKHYKTEMIQEIAYIELVSPTITEGIKACIEQGATKIAVVPVLLLSASHAKVDIPRELERAKETYPNVKMSYGKPFGIEDDVIDVAVSRLLDAGLPKLKKDQEREDCTVLVVGRGSSDGNQPSDVAKIARLIYERVACNNVETCFLAATTPTVEQGLAKVEKLEAPRVYVLPYLLFTGVLMEELEEMLREREGKTNTRYTLCDFLGSDNGLSGVLSRRTEEALNEEGSAYA; encoded by the coding sequence ATGGTTCAACGAATCATGAGTGCTTCCAAAATAATGCTTGAAAATACGCTCCATGAGTGTGGGTTCACTCATCTGAATGTTCGAACGCATGGCTCTCATCTCATCATCTATTCTGAGGAAGATGGGGTAAAGGTCAATCGTGCGAGGGTGACTCGCTTTAATACCCAGATGTATGAACTGTACATAAGTAATCACCGCGGGGAATGGGAAACCACTCATTTTAGCGGTTCGATGGCTGAAATGCTCCCTATAATAACCGAACAATTTCCGCACACACTCAAGAGAACTTTGCAAGCCATTTTATACGTTGGGCACGGAAGCCGAGTAAAAGAAGGTAACGAGCAATTTGAAATGTTTATCGATGCTGTAAAAAAACATTATAAAACAGAGATGATTCAAGAGATTGCCTATATTGAATTGGTTTCACCGACCATTACGGAAGGAATTAAAGCCTGCATAGAACAGGGGGCGACGAAGATTGCAGTCGTGCCGGTATTGCTGTTAAGCGCATCCCATGCAAAGGTGGATATTCCCCGTGAGTTGGAAAGGGCAAAAGAAACCTACCCAAACGTGAAAATGTCCTATGGCAAACCTTTCGGAATCGAAGATGATGTCATCGATGTGGCTGTCAGCCGTTTGCTGGATGCTGGACTACCGAAATTGAAAAAAGACCAAGAACGTGAAGATTGTACGGTATTGGTGGTAGGCAGAGGGTCGAGTGACGGTAACCAACCGAGCGACGTCGCAAAAATCGCGCGCCTGATCTATGAAAGAGTCGCCTGCAATAACGTGGAAACATGCTTTTTGGCCGCCACAACGCCGACGGTCGAACAGGGACTCGCGAAAGTGGAAAAACTGGAAGCACCACGCGTGTATGTGTTGCCGTATTTGCTATTTACCGGCGTGTTGATGGAAGAATTGGAAGAAATGCTCCGCGAGCGAGAAGGGAAGACAAATACCCGTTATACGCTTTGTGATTTTCTCGGTTCTGACAATGGATTGAGCGGTGTTTTGTCGAGGCGGACAGAAGAAGCATTGAACGAAGAAGGGAGCGCTTACGCCTGA
- a CDS encoding DUF2269 family protein, with product MTLYDWLVFIHIFSAIAGLGPGFVMTYVARGAQTMTELKHAYRLRHRLHMFVMIGGTLLLVTGVWMGALQPSLFQQGWYITSLVLFLVALAFGPFVLKPRSKPIKALLNEHTGEDIPSEYFTLSRKMFFFERVLNIIFLIIIVLMILKPF from the coding sequence ATGACGTTGTACGATTGGCTCGTATTTATTCATATATTTTCAGCAATTGCCGGGTTGGGTCCGGGTTTTGTCATGACCTATGTGGCCCGTGGTGCGCAAACGATGACGGAATTAAAGCATGCTTATCGGCTGCGTCATCGATTGCATATGTTTGTCATGATTGGCGGTACGTTGCTGTTGGTCACCGGGGTATGGATGGGTGCCTTACAGCCTTCCCTGTTTCAGCAAGGGTGGTACATCACGAGTTTAGTGTTGTTTCTCGTCGCTTTAGCGTTTGGTCCGTTCGTGTTGAAGCCACGATCCAAGCCGATTAAAGCGTTGTTAAACGAACATACGGGTGAAGATATCCCGTCCGAATATTTCACCCTTTCCCGAAAGATGTTTTTCTTTGAACGCGTCTTAAACATCATTTTTTTAATCATCATCGTACTTATGATTTTGAAGCCTTTTTAA
- the glp gene encoding gephyrin-like molybdotransferase Glp: MVAKRKPMPVAEAVQAVMNVGNEAKKEAIPLANSYGRVLAEDLVGDHDVPSFDRSPYDGFAIRAEDSTGANRNRPVHFQVVGEIGAGTVFPRAVQAGEAVRIMTGAKIPAGCDAVVMLELADEHNSDEMSIKRALSPGDNISFQGEDTKKGTPLVPKGTSIDPGVIALLATFGYAEVPVAIRPRVGIIATGSELLEVHEPLEPGKIRNSNAYMMAAQVERTGGEPVLLGKLPDDLDACIEAVSSALQEVDMLITTGGASVGDYDYVPDIIERLGGNPLFNKVAMRPGSVTTVAEIDGKLFFGLSGNPSACFVGFELFVRPILRRSLFFEKPHLKRTKATLGKDYPKPNPFTRFVRATLEEDDGRFVAKPGGLDKSGSVTSIAGADVLIALPGGSRGYETGMSVDIFLLDDHKGSEWPWENIVASYKS; encoded by the coding sequence ATGGTAGCAAAGCGAAAACCGATGCCCGTTGCTGAAGCGGTACAAGCTGTCATGAATGTCGGCAATGAAGCAAAAAAAGAAGCGATCCCACTCGCGAACAGTTACGGGCGTGTCTTGGCCGAAGACCTAGTGGGCGATCATGACGTCCCTTCGTTTGACCGTTCGCCGTATGACGGCTTCGCCATTCGCGCGGAAGACAGTACCGGGGCGAACCGGAATCGGCCCGTGCATTTTCAGGTCGTCGGGGAAATTGGTGCGGGAACGGTATTTCCTCGGGCAGTGCAGGCAGGGGAAGCGGTGCGCATCATGACAGGCGCTAAAATCCCTGCCGGATGTGATGCAGTCGTAATGCTGGAACTCGCGGACGAACATAACAGTGACGAGATGTCCATCAAGCGTGCGTTATCTCCCGGCGACAATATTTCTTTTCAGGGTGAGGATACGAAAAAGGGGACGCCGCTCGTACCCAAAGGCACATCGATTGACCCCGGTGTTATCGCCCTGCTCGCCACATTTGGTTATGCGGAAGTGCCGGTGGCGATTCGCCCGCGCGTAGGCATTATCGCGACGGGGAGTGAACTATTGGAAGTTCATGAACCATTGGAACCGGGAAAAATCCGAAACAGCAACGCGTACATGATGGCAGCCCAAGTCGAGCGAACCGGCGGAGAACCGGTACTTTTAGGAAAACTTCCGGATGATTTGGACGCCTGTATTGAAGCAGTATCGAGTGCACTTCAAGAGGTGGATATGCTGATCACGACCGGTGGTGCGTCTGTCGGAGATTATGACTATGTTCCCGACATTATTGAACGCCTCGGCGGGAACCCTTTGTTTAATAAAGTGGCGATGCGTCCGGGAAGCGTCACTACGGTCGCTGAGATAGACGGAAAATTGTTCTTTGGCCTTTCCGGAAACCCGAGTGCCTGTTTTGTCGGTTTTGAATTATTTGTTCGCCCGATTCTGCGCCGTTCACTTTTTTTTGAAAAACCGCATTTAAAAAGAACGAAAGCGACACTAGGCAAGGATTATCCAAAACCGAACCCGTTCACCCGCTTCGTGCGGGCAACATTAGAGGAAGATGATGGACGTTTTGTTGCCAAGCCCGGCGGCCTCGATAAATCGGGATCAGTCACCTCCATCGCCGGTGCCGATGTATTGATCGCCCTACCGGGAGGCAGTCGCGGATATGAAACGGGAATGAGCGTTGATATTTTCTTGTTAGACGATCATAAGGGAAGCGAGTGGCCATGGGAAAACATTGTCGCGTCTTACAAGTCGTAG
- a CDS encoding group-specific protein: MASSCPIDHTPEQVKEKLESQHSFLPENIYDKAAGLLAQEQPQETLNELFHLLKKYDLVETRERKERNEQILALA, from the coding sequence ATGGCGTCTTCTTGCCCAATTGATCACACACCGGAACAGGTCAAAGAGAAATTGGAAAGCCAACATTCTTTTTTGCCGGAAAACATTTATGATAAAGCCGCTGGCCTGTTAGCGCAGGAACAGCCTCAGGAAACGTTAAACGAGCTCTTTCATTTGTTGAAAAAATACGACCTTGTAGAAACCCGGGAGCGAAAAGAACGAAATGAACAAATTCTTGCCCTCGCCTAG
- the modB gene encoding molybdate ABC transporter permease subunit: MSDFWSPVLISIQTAFTALVIIFLLGTLLGRWMFRARFPGKTAMETLFMLPTVLPPTVIGFLLIIIFGANGWAGQIIDFFFSQSLMFTWSATVLVAVVVGFPFMYQAVKTGLGAIEPEIEEAARVSGANERQVFFYISLPLISRSLVTGLILSFSRALGEFGATFMFAGNIPGRTQTMPIAIFTALEAGDTTLAWAWVIAIVLLSFSLLFVVRRFA, translated from the coding sequence ATGAGTGACTTTTGGAGTCCGGTCCTGATTTCAATCCAGACTGCCTTCACCGCGCTCGTCATTATCTTTTTGCTCGGCACACTTCTCGGCCGCTGGATGTTTCGCGCGCGTTTCCCGGGCAAAACGGCTATGGAGACGCTGTTTATGCTCCCTACCGTTCTGCCGCCAACCGTCATCGGATTTCTACTTATTATTATCTTTGGTGCGAACGGATGGGCTGGACAAATCATAGATTTTTTCTTCAGTCAATCTTTGATGTTCACGTGGAGTGCAACTGTGCTCGTTGCTGTCGTTGTCGGCTTTCCATTTATGTATCAAGCCGTCAAGACCGGATTGGGGGCCATCGAGCCTGAAATCGAGGAAGCGGCACGGGTAAGCGGCGCTAATGAGCGGCAAGTCTTTTTTTACATTTCGCTGCCATTGATCTCCCGTTCCCTCGTCACCGGTCTTATTCTCAGCTTTTCCCGGGCGCTCGGCGAATTCGGGGCTACTTTTATGTTCGCCGGCAACATCCCCGGCCGCACACAAACGATGCCGATCGCCATCTTTACAGCCTTGGAAGCAGGCGATACAACACTCGCCTGGGCGTGGGTGATCGCGATTGTGCTTCTATCTTTCAGCCTGCTGTTCGTTGTGCGACGCTTCGCTTAA
- the mobB gene encoding molybdopterin-guanine dinucleotide biosynthesis protein B, translating into MGKHCRVLQVVGYKNSGKTTLMEELVEVLSARGISVAALKHHGHGGTPVSPELSTDSERFFQAGAMASAVEGDGVLRLSAAHDEWSLGQLLRIQAGFGPDVILVEGWKHAGYPKVVLLRGREDNEILSNVTNVCCVLYRGEKPRAQLPSFSLDKQPRDYLQWIVDKVEDSHGFKFV; encoded by the coding sequence ATGGGAAAACATTGTCGCGTCTTACAAGTCGTAGGTTATAAAAATAGCGGCAAAACGACATTAATGGAAGAATTGGTAGAAGTTTTGTCCGCTCGCGGGATAAGCGTAGCCGCTTTGAAACATCATGGCCATGGGGGGACGCCGGTATCCCCGGAGCTTTCAACCGATAGCGAACGTTTTTTCCAAGCGGGTGCCATGGCTTCCGCGGTCGAAGGTGATGGTGTTTTGCGATTATCCGCGGCTCACGACGAATGGTCTTTGGGGCAATTATTACGTATCCAGGCGGGCTTTGGCCCGGATGTGATTCTCGTTGAAGGTTGGAAACATGCGGGTTATCCCAAAGTCGTCTTGCTGCGTGGCCGCGAAGACAATGAAATTTTATCCAATGTCACCAATGTTTGTTGCGTGCTATACCGGGGTGAAAAACCGCGAGCGCAACTGCCTTCTTTTTCTCTCGATAAGCAACCGCGTGATTATCTGCAATGGATCGTAGACAAAGTGGAGGATAGCCATGGATTCAAATTTGTTTAA
- the modA gene encoding molybdate ABC transporter substrate-binding protein, with product MNKFLPSPRSLRRPKASLYIFIMVFLTACSSTQDDDTIEIHVAAASSMQDALRDLEKEIENDTENIDVVFQFGGSGSLQRQIEQGAPFDIFLSASEADFNALVEANKIKADQSEYLLTNDLALIQPAHTETPISAVEDLQKNNIDTIAIGTSESVPAGAFAKETLENMHVWGELEDKIVQARSVRQVLTYNEENSVDAGFVFVTDAVSSDQVEIVENVDPSLHTDILYSIGIVRDMEHTEEALEVYDYLVSDEAKDVYESYGYGGLEE from the coding sequence ATGAACAAATTCTTGCCCTCGCCTAGAAGCCTTCGCCGCCCGAAGGCTTCTCTTTACATATTCATAATGGTTTTCTTAACCGCTTGTTCCTCGACGCAGGACGACGATACCATCGAAATACATGTGGCGGCGGCCAGCAGCATGCAAGATGCGCTTCGTGATTTGGAAAAAGAAATCGAAAACGACACGGAAAACATCGACGTCGTCTTTCAATTTGGCGGATCGGGATCATTGCAACGGCAAATAGAGCAAGGCGCACCCTTCGATATTTTCTTATCGGCGTCGGAAGCGGATTTCAACGCGTTAGTCGAAGCGAACAAAATCAAAGCGGACCAATCGGAATATTTGCTGACGAATGATCTCGCGTTAATCCAACCCGCTCATACGGAAACACCCATCAGCGCTGTCGAAGATCTGCAGAAAAACAACATTGATACCATCGCCATTGGCACCTCCGAAAGCGTACCTGCAGGGGCATTCGCAAAAGAAACATTGGAAAACATGCACGTGTGGGGGGAATTAGAAGATAAAATCGTCCAAGCGAGGAGCGTGCGGCAAGTCCTTACTTATAATGAAGAAAACAGTGTGGACGCGGGTTTTGTTTTCGTAACGGATGCCGTTTCTTCTGATCAAGTCGAAATAGTGGAAAATGTTGATCCGAGCCTACACACCGACATTTTATATTCCATCGGGATTGTCCGGGATATGGAGCATACGGAGGAAGCTTTAGAGGTCTACGATTATCTCGTCAGTGATGAAGCCAAAGACGTCTACGAATCATATGGATACGGGGGGCTGGAGGAATGA
- a CDS encoding YbaN family protein — protein MKLIILKICGSLSVGLGVLGIILPLLPTTPFLLLAAACYVRSSDKLYHWLITNKHFGPYIKNYREGKGIPLKAKVMAVVVLWVSLSFTIFFIIPLVSIQLLLFIIGACVTWYILKQKTLYLSEASHNEQQAER, from the coding sequence ATGAAATTGATCATTCTAAAAATATGTGGGTCGCTTTCAGTCGGCTTGGGCGTTTTAGGGATCATCCTTCCCTTGTTACCGACGACGCCATTTCTGTTGTTAGCGGCGGCTTGCTATGTTAGAAGTTCAGACAAATTGTACCATTGGTTAATTACGAATAAACATTTTGGTCCCTATATAAAAAACTACCGTGAGGGAAAAGGGATCCCGTTAAAAGCAAAGGTGATGGCAGTGGTGGTTTTGTGGGTCTCTTTGTCGTTCACGATCTTTTTTATCATCCCTTTGGTTAGCATTCAACTCCTTCTATTCATCATCGGTGCTTGTGTCACATGGTATATCCTTAAGCAAAAGACGCTGTACTTAAGCGAAGCGTCGCACAACGAACAGCAGGCTGAAAGATAG
- a CDS encoding PTS sugar transporter subunit IIA, whose product MFKKLFKSKSDEDTTVAPMSGKVVKLEDVPDPTFSEKMMGDGVAIDPSDGKVVAPVKGNIVQVFPTKHAVGIETERGVEILIHIGLETVSMDGDGFEGHVEENERVKPGTPLVTFDLEKVKEKAASTISPIIITNGQDNDQMALSDETEVEAGKTTLFTYRRGS is encoded by the coding sequence ATGTTTAAAAAATTATTTAAAAGTAAATCCGATGAAGACACGACCGTCGCGCCAATGTCAGGGAAAGTCGTTAAGCTGGAAGACGTGCCCGATCCGACGTTTTCAGAGAAAATGATGGGCGATGGTGTTGCCATTGATCCGTCAGACGGGAAAGTTGTCGCCCCGGTCAAAGGGAACATCGTGCAAGTTTTTCCGACGAAGCACGCGGTTGGCATTGAAACCGAGCGGGGCGTAGAAATCTTGATCCATATTGGGTTGGAGACTGTGTCCATGGACGGCGATGGGTTTGAAGGCCACGTGGAAGAGAATGAGAGAGTGAAGCCAGGCACGCCCCTCGTTACCTTTGATCTGGAAAAAGTAAAGGAAAAAGCAGCCAGCACGATCAGCCCTATTATTATCACGAACGGCCAAGATAATGACCAAATGGCATTGTCCGATGAAACAGAGGTCGAAGCGGGCAAAACAACGCTTTTCACTTATCGCAGAGGCTCCTGA
- a CDS encoding arylamine N-acetyltransferase family protein, whose amino-acid sequence MNVDMYLQRIQAFSSSNADLSYLTHLQFNHMLSVPFENLDVMRQVPIILDLERFYEKVVLRKRGGFCYELNGLFYWLLQQMGYDVHLISGTVRKPDGTWALKDSHAACIVQLDQPYLVDVGFGDSIRIPIPLTGEEVNDGGTLYRVTQTNSHSYYFQRKRNESWITLYSFDNQPKKLLDFSPMCDYNQTSPESRFTQESITSVATENGRITLLNDTLTSKEGKAKTEYKVIESEKDEVLSKYFGLKTE is encoded by the coding sequence ATGAATGTAGATATGTACTTACAGCGTATTCAAGCTTTTAGCTCCTCGAATGCTGACTTGTCTTATTTAACTCATCTTCAATTTAATCATATGCTATCTGTTCCGTTTGAAAACTTAGATGTTATGCGACAAGTGCCGATTATCTTAGATCTTGAGAGGTTTTATGAAAAAGTAGTGTTACGTAAACGGGGAGGTTTTTGCTACGAATTGAATGGCTTGTTTTATTGGTTATTACAGCAGATGGGCTATGATGTACATTTAATAAGTGGAACAGTTAGAAAGCCGGATGGAACGTGGGCTCTGAAAGACAGCCATGCGGCATGTATCGTACAATTGGATCAACCTTACTTAGTTGATGTTGGTTTCGGTGATTCGATTCGTATCCCCATCCCTCTCACGGGAGAAGAAGTAAATGATGGCGGTACTCTCTATCGGGTGACGCAAACCAATAGCCATTCCTACTATTTTCAAAGAAAAAGAAATGAAAGTTGGATCACGCTATACAGTTTTGATAACCAACCAAAAAAGTTACTTGACTTTTCACCGATGTGTGATTATAACCAGACTTCACCTGAATCTCGTTTCACCCAGGAAAGTATTACATCGGTTGCCACGGAAAATGGTCGTATCACGCTGTTAAATGATACATTAACAAGCAAAGAGGGTAAAGCCAAAACAGAATACAAGGTTATTGAAAGTGAGAAAGATGAAGTGTTAAGTAAATACTTTGGATTAAAAACGGAATAG
- a CDS encoding uroporphyrinogen-III synthase, protein MKHLEGKHVVLTASRKTDEMQTLLHKQGATSDVRPMQGTIKQNKETVTRLMKEGLTGHVDWFIFTTGIGVTMLMECAEEASVNDEFLEKMASANVAARGYKTVAALKKLDISVAIRSDDGTTAGLKKQVKEVNFSGKHVILQQYGISSPVLEEFLAEQGATTTTWLPYIHHAPDDEAADFFIRELLEEKYDAVCFTTGLQVKSLFSRASETGKHGQLGKLFEDKTIATAVGKVTAEALEEEGLSRVVVPTTERMGAMIVELGRYVNGSI, encoded by the coding sequence ATGAAACATTTAGAAGGCAAACATGTGGTACTAACCGCTTCACGAAAAACAGATGAGATGCAGACGCTTTTACATAAACAAGGGGCGACAAGCGATGTACGCCCGATGCAAGGAACGATCAAACAAAATAAAGAAACGGTCACTCGTTTAATGAAGGAAGGCCTGACCGGTCATGTCGATTGGTTTATTTTTACAACGGGAATCGGTGTCACGATGCTTATGGAATGTGCGGAAGAAGCTAGTGTGAATGATGAGTTTTTGGAAAAAATGGCAAGTGCAAATGTTGCAGCGCGTGGTTATAAAACGGTCGCGGCTTTGAAAAAATTAGACATTAGCGTGGCCATACGTTCAGATGATGGTACAACCGCGGGGTTGAAGAAGCAGGTAAAAGAGGTCAATTTTTCAGGGAAACATGTGATCTTACAGCAATATGGAATCTCTTCGCCGGTGTTAGAGGAATTTTTAGCAGAGCAGGGCGCGACAACGACGACGTGGCTGCCTTATATTCATCATGCGCCGGACGATGAAGCGGCGGATTTTTTTATCCGGGAGCTTCTCGAGGAAAAATACGACGCTGTTTGTTTCACCACCGGTTTGCAAGTAAAATCGTTGTTCAGTCGTGCGAGTGAAACGGGCAAGCACGGGCAGTTGGGGAAGCTTTTTGAAGACAAGACGATCGCCACTGCCGTGGGCAAGGTGACAGCGGAAGCACTCGAAGAAGAAGGCCTATCACGGGTAGTCGTGCCAACAACCGAGCGTATGGGGGCGATGATTGTAGAGCTTGGACGGTATGTGAATGGGAGTATATAA
- a CDS encoding aspartate/glutamate racemase family protein, translated as MKRAGIVGGLGPESTVDYYQSFIHKYQDKVNSKQELPELFINSINMYNIFHYISENQMDDLVNYVGGAAQKLEEIGADFVVIAANTPHIVFDEVREKVNVPMVSIVEATYDKADERGLKNVGLLGTKFTMEHDFFKQPFLASEKNIVVPTEDEQAFLH; from the coding sequence ATGAAACGTGCAGGCATTGTTGGCGGCCTTGGGCCGGAGTCCACGGTCGATTATTATCAGTCTTTCATTCATAAGTATCAAGACAAAGTGAACAGCAAGCAAGAGTTGCCGGAACTTTTTATTAACAGTATTAATATGTATAACATTTTCCATTACATCAGCGAAAATCAAATGGATGACTTAGTCAATTATGTCGGTGGTGCGGCGCAAAAATTGGAGGAGATTGGCGCTGACTTTGTGGTCATCGCGGCCAATACGCCACATATCGTTTTTGACGAGGTGCGCGAGAAGGTCAACGTGCCGATGGTCAGCATCGTGGAAGCGACTTATGACAAGGCGGATGAGCGGGGGTTGAAAAATGTAGGATTGCTTGGCACAAAATTCACGATGGAACATGATTTTTTCAAACAACCTTTTTTGGCAAGCGAAAAGAATATCGTTGTCCCGACTGAAGACGAACAGGCATTTCTACACTAA
- the moaD gene encoding molybdopterin converting factor subunit 1, translating into MIQVLLFARVQEEVGTDRLEADAAGKSIKELKRWMEDRYPVSSLSRTMTAVNEEFANDDEVINEGDTVAFIPPVSGG; encoded by the coding sequence ATGATACAAGTGCTTCTTTTCGCTCGGGTTCAGGAAGAAGTCGGAACGGATCGTCTCGAAGCGGATGCGGCCGGAAAATCAATCAAAGAATTAAAGCGTTGGATGGAAGACCGGTATCCGGTATCCTCACTTTCGCGCACGATGACTGCTGTGAACGAAGAATTCGCAAATGATGACGAAGTGATCAACGAGGGAGACACTGTTGCGTTTATTCCGCCCGTAAGTGGGGGATAA